From one Lolium rigidum isolate FL_2022 chromosome 4, APGP_CSIRO_Lrig_0.1, whole genome shotgun sequence genomic stretch:
- the LOC124647429 gene encoding glycine-rich cell wall structural protein 2-like has product MAASTKLAALGFVVLVSIGFTNASRMLASSSSASGGGGGGGGGGGVAGATGWGEGSGQGGATGYGENGGDWSNKYNYAKGAGGGGGGGAGGGSQGGAGSGNGYGSGTGTGASGTASAPSGDGYASAKGDGAGGGQGAGADGSSGKGSGEGSGKGYGESGVAKAPAPAAGGVSYSDAGGSGDGGGGGTNGNGGGNGKGAGQAGSDETSGNASGEGSGNGGGIVEGVAQGPSVGVGSGSGVGAGQTGSSGTDGSGYATGIGGGGGGGAGSSDNGGTGGGSGTGSGSGTGGYP; this is encoded by the coding sequence ATGGCCGCTAGCACTAAGCTTGCAGCTCTTGGCTTTGTGGTCCTCGTGAGCATTGGCTTCACCAATGCTTCACGTATGCTCGCTAGCTCGTCCTCCGCCtcaggaggaggcgggggtggcggaggcggtggtggtgTAGCCGGTGCGACTGGATGGGGCGAAGGGTCCGGACAAGGTGGTGCCACAGGATATGGGGAGAACGGTGGGGATTGGAGTAACAAGTATAACTATGCCAAGGGagctggtggaggaggaggaggaggtgctggTGGTGGCTCACAGGGTGGAGCCGGATCCGGCAACGGGTATGGCTCTGGCACCGGCACCGGTGCGAGTGGCACGGCATCAGCCCCTAGCGGCGATGGGTATGCTAGTGCTAAAGGTGATGGTGCGGGTGGTGGCCAAGGTGCCGGTGCTGATGGGTCTAGTGGAAAAGGATCTGGAGAGGGCAGCGGTAAAGGATACGGTGAGAGTGGCGTAGCAAAAGCGCCGGCTCCTGCTGCTGGTGGTGTCAGCTACTCCGATGCTGGCGGTagtggtgatggtggcggcggcggcactaATGGAAATGGAGGTGGTAACGGCAAAGGAGCTGGACAGGCCGGCAGCGACGAGACTTCAGGCAATGCTAGTGGAGAGGGTAGCGGCAACGGTGGTGGCATCGTTGAAGGTGTCGCTCAAGGTCCAAGCGTTGGAGTTGGGTCTGGTTCTGGCGTCGGAGCTGGACAGACTGGTAGCTCTGGCACTGATGGTTCAGGCTATGCCACTGGaatcggtggaggtggcggtggcggcgcaggtAGCAGCGACAACGGCGGGACAGGCGGCGGCTCAGGCACCGGATCTGGATCTGGTACCGGTGGATATCCTTAA